In a genomic window of Salminus brasiliensis chromosome 12, fSalBra1.hap2, whole genome shotgun sequence:
- the LOC140574484 gene encoding LOW QUALITY PROTEIN: evC complex member EVC (The sequence of the model RefSeq protein was modified relative to this genomic sequence to represent the inferred CDS: deleted 1 base in 1 codon), with protein sequence MSSGCSADVLLLLPGAALLHSGLLTAALLLGACVGLVAAALLHTFLLKPLFLTRKFKGYDPWSLLEVEERDEETQSSVGKKTALSETVKQKKAEPVNGDVAAFALKAKVVYPINQRYRPLADGASNPSLHENPKPASPAGQDSASSYTDDWPSEEREEDESNQDICSGPVSKSPQSLSFRRALHPPHTLCYPGAEGKVSLLCVILQNLYLHLTELQQEKWSVLLQVVGAVFSRESALLQPDLQQLEQEIQQLKKGVCPDLLSWDKGVGLGSVFCSIEDVEKAGREKLEHTLHTAVSFAKQLEKLCQRLHSRIPIDVAQEMTRSLIHCLLLVEEQLEDIQTSFIKVLYDRLLWWEELSGWLRIKMTLLKQEAELRIKLTTQSLEELTADGQLGFGQMEKVISDLQSAISEELQRCSDEVRLQTEQLVSEHCRKLDVKMRKMMKAQVREWSRQLESQDHQQKDAQQLTELLQELQVKQWKQRSDLQLQQDRRVSDSLSDLWKKLFDDFSGGVADLWRESVLSMLTTSSTLSLDDCQTLLDNTELTLTSEIQQESHTHQHLHTLREQLLARQTGVWAEEAALAKSCFKHLTKQHMKITMATVARQDIQDRSLIEEKQRLLVAEIHRVLTARHVYIQTLRERQRRRGEHVRALQRELSNWARKPHSAEFYKRVEQQKRRCLSQCEEEEEAEDQEEEGSMDLQHRIHTITQELREEEDGFLSRLAALARVPLTDTQMNIHTGAERSALPPQSRENEWPLLHTAPYRVMKTEVGKGGVPRRREMLQS encoded by the exons ATGAGTTCCGGCTGCTCCGCGGATGTGCTTCTGCTGCTCCCCGGCGCCGCGCTGCTGCACTCCGGCCTGCTGACCGCTGCGCTGCTGCTGGGCGCCTGTGTGGGGCTGGTGGCCGCGGCGCTGCTCCACACCTTCCTCCTCAAACCGCTGTTCCTCACCCGGAAG tttAAAGGTTATGACCCCTGGAGTCTGttggaggtggaggagagggATGAAGAGACTCAGAGCAGTGTGGGGAAGAAGACGGCGCTGTCAGAAACCGTG aagcagaagaaggcgGAGCCTGTGAATGGTGATGTCGCTGCTTTTGCGCTGAAGGCGAAGGTGGTTTATCCCATCAATCAGAGATACAGA CCATTAGCAGATGGGGCATCCAATCCATCTCTGCATGAGAATCCCAAACCAGCCTCGCCTGCTGGCCAGGACTCCGCCTCCTCATATACTGACGATTGGCcaagtgaggagagagaggaggacgaGAGCAATCAGGACATCTGCTCTGGCCCCGTCTCCAAATCACCACAGAGCCTCAGCTTCAGGAGAGCACtgcaccccccacacacactctgctatcctgg ggctgaAGGTAAAGTGAGTCTGCTGTGTGTGATCCTACAGAACCTTTATCTGCATCTGACTGAACTTCAGCAGGAGAAGTGGAGC GTTCTCCTGCAGGTTGTTGGAGCTGTGTTCAGCAGAGAGAGCGCTCTCCTACAGCCAGACCTCCAACAGCtagagcag GAAATACAGCAACTGAAGAAAGGGGTGTGTCCTGACCTGTTGAGCTGGGATAAAGGGGTGGGGCTAGGATCAGTGTTCTGCTCCATAGAGGACGTGGAGAAAGCAGGCAGAGAGAAACTGGAGCACACACTACATAca GCTGTGAGTTTTGCTAAGCAGTTGGAGAAGCTCTGTCAGCGTCTTCATAGCAGAATTCCCATCGACGTTGCACAGGAAATGACACGTTCACTTATCCACTGCCTCCTATTGGTGGAGGAGCAGCTTGAGGACATTCAGACTTCCTTTATAAAG GTGCTATATGATAGGCTGCTGTGGTGGGAGGAGTTATCTGGTTGGCTGAGAATCAAAATGACTCTC CTGAAGCAGGAGGCAGAGCTTAGAATTAAGCTCACCACCCAATCACTGGAGGAGCTGACAGCGGACGGACAGTTGGGGTTTGGTCAGATGGAGAAGGTGATCAGTGACCTTCAGAGTGCCATCAGTGAAGAGCTGCAGCGCTGCTCAGACG agGTCAGGCTGCAGACTGAGCAGCTGGTCTCTGAGCACTGTAGGAAGTTGGATGTGAAGATGAGGAAGATGATGAAGGCTCAGGTCAGGGAGTGGAGTCGACAGTTGGAGTCACAGGATCATCAACAGAAAGATGCTCAGCAGCTGACTGAG ttgcTGCAGGAGCTGCAGGTAAAGCAGTGGAAGCAGAGATCAGACCTCCAGCTTCAGCAGGACAGGAGAGTATCTGACTCTTTGAGTGACCTgtggaag aagttgTTTGATGATTTTTCAGGAGGTGTGGCAGACCTGTGGAGAGAGAGTGTACTAAGCATGCTCACTACAAGCTCCACCCTGTCATTGGATGACTGTCAGACACTGCTGGACAACACTGAACTCACACTGACCAGTGAGATCCAGCAAGAGAGCCACACCCACCAGCACTTGCACACGCTCAGAGAACAGTTGCTAGCGAgacagacaggt GTGTGGGCTGAAGAAGCAGCTCTGGCTAAATCCTGCTTTAAACACCTCACCAAACAACACATGAAAATTACCATGGCAACAGTTGCAAGACAGGACATACAGGACAG GAGTCTGATAGAGGAGAAACAGCGCCTGCTGGTGGCTGAAATCCACAGGGTTTTAACGGCTCGCCACGTTTATATCCAAACACTGAGA gagagacagaggagaagaggagagcaTGTTAGAGCTCTACAGAGAGAACTGAGTAACTGGGCCAGAAAACCCCATTCTGCTGAGTTTTACAAGag agtggaGCAGCAGAAGCGGCGGTGCCTCTCTCAGtgtgaagaggaagaagaagctgAGGATCAGGAAGAGGAAGGATCGATGGATCTGCAGCACCGAatacacaccatcacacagGAGCTCAGA